One window from the genome of Desulfatirhabdium butyrativorans DSM 18734 encodes:
- the tuf gene encoding elongation factor Tu yields the protein MAKEKYERKKPHVNVGTIGHIDHGKTTLTAAITKHNALRGMAQYVPFDQIDKAPEEKERGITIATAHVEYETPNRHYAHVDCPGHADYIKNMITGAAQMDGAILVVAADDGPMPQTREHILLARQVGVPKIVVFLNKCDMVDDPELIELVELELRELLTKYEFPGDDTPIIRGSALKALESDDPNSAEAKCIFELMDAIDSFIPEPKRDIDKPFLMPIEDVFSISGRGTVVTGRVERGIIKVGETVEIVGIRPTLKTVCTGVEMFRKLLDEGRAGDNIGVLLRGTKREEVERGQVVAQPGSITPHTKFKAEVYILSKEEGGRHTPFFKGYRPQFY from the coding sequence ATGGCAAAGGAAAAGTATGAGCGCAAGAAGCCGCATGTGAATGTGGGGACGATAGGTCATATTGACCACGGGAAGACGACATTGACCGCAGCGATTACGAAGCACAATGCGTTGCGAGGGATGGCGCAGTACGTTCCGTTTGATCAGATTGACAAGGCGCCCGAGGAGAAGGAGCGAGGCATAACGATTGCGACGGCCCATGTTGAGTATGAAACGCCCAATCGCCATTATGCACATGTGGACTGCCCGGGGCATGCGGATTACATCAAAAATATGATTACCGGTGCTGCTCAGATGGATGGCGCCATACTGGTTGTGGCTGCTGATGATGGGCCGATGCCGCAGACGCGAGAGCATATTCTGCTAGCCCGCCAGGTCGGGGTACCGAAGATAGTGGTATTTTTGAATAAATGCGATATGGTGGATGATCCGGAGCTTATTGAACTGGTTGAGCTGGAGCTTCGTGAGCTTTTGACCAAATACGAGTTTCCCGGAGATGACACGCCGATTATTCGGGGCAGCGCGCTAAAGGCCTTGGAGAGTGACGATCCGAACAGCGCTGAGGCCAAGTGCATATTTGAATTGATGGATGCAATCGACTCGTTTATTCCGGAGCCGAAGCGGGATATCGACAAGCCGTTTTTGATGCCAATCGAAGATGTGTTCAGCATTTCTGGCCGCGGCACCGTAGTGACCGGAAGGGTGGAGCGAGGGATCATCAAGGTAGGGGAAACGGTAGAGATAGTTGGAATACGGCCGACGCTGAAGACGGTGTGCACAGGAGTGGAGATGTTCCGCAAGCTTCTGGATGAAGGACGAGCCGGAGATAATATTGGGGTATTGCTGCGAGGGACCAAGCGTGAGGAAGTTGAGCGAGGACAGGTGGTGGCACAACCCGGTTCGATTACGCCGCACACGAAGTTCAAGGCCGAGGTGTATATTCTGAGCAAGGAAGAAGGCGGCCGACACACGCCGTTTTTCAAAGGGTATCGACCGCAGTTTTATT
- a CDS encoding lytic transglycosylase domain-containing protein, whose translation MKRFIFYSLRQVPAIFSTCIILSTFLLSGCTKATQSSNIIDVLDKDPGSASNIQINPEKANSSGTSARSTHLSWLHKTFVDDEDEVNRPIENDPIDFGIENQNILDEALDYCQLAQDFWQKGKLDNALQALDSAYALILRVNVQGRPRLIQQKDDLRHLISKRIMEIYASRNVTRPLNHNSIPMVLNQYVQAEINLMTKGAERDFFTNAYQRSGRYRKWIEEQLVKEGLPPELSWLPLIESGYKSTAYSPARALGLWQFIASTGYRFGLNRDQYIDERLDPYKSTKAAIAYLKELHSLFGDWETVLAAYNCGENKVLRTISGQCINYLDNFWDLYEKLPQETARYVPRFIATLHIISDPEKYGLTGITPEPPLEYEIVEIYRNMHLKNVAQATEIPFAALKLLNPELRLDITPSEGYSLKLPTGTKDILLAKLDEIPDTTEIPPEVRPQEIKHPTHVIAKGETLHTISKKYHVPVVELAKLNHLKVSSKVKTGQLINLPQSTPKQTTISVSKIPSEPLKSKKTAAKIESKSPVQHVVQKGENLFSIASRYGTTVQAIQRLNNISSNNLTIGQALLIPPEVVTPSKPLVALKKYEVKKGDNPISIANRHKMPVDRFLSINNLTEKSKLFPGQKVYVE comes from the coding sequence GTGAAACGCTTCATCTTCTATTCGTTAAGGCAAGTTCCCGCAATATTTTCAACATGCATCATATTGAGCACATTTCTGCTGAGCGGTTGCACTAAAGCTACTCAATCGTCCAATATAATCGATGTATTGGACAAAGATCCGGGGTCAGCCTCCAATATTCAAATCAATCCCGAAAAAGCCAATTCTTCCGGAACTTCTGCCCGTTCTACCCACCTTTCCTGGCTTCATAAAACATTTGTTGATGATGAGGATGAAGTTAATCGACCCATTGAAAACGACCCGATCGATTTTGGCATTGAAAATCAGAATATCCTTGATGAAGCCCTCGACTATTGCCAATTGGCCCAGGATTTCTGGCAAAAAGGCAAACTGGACAACGCACTTCAAGCATTGGATTCGGCTTATGCTTTGATACTAAGAGTCAATGTTCAGGGAAGACCCCGGTTGATTCAGCAAAAAGACGATCTTCGCCACCTCATTTCCAAACGCATCATGGAAATTTATGCATCGCGCAACGTCACCCGTCCACTCAACCATAATTCTATCCCTATGGTATTAAATCAATATGTACAAGCAGAAATCAACCTGATGACCAAAGGTGCTGAAAGGGACTTTTTCACAAATGCATATCAGCGCTCAGGTCGTTATCGGAAATGGATTGAAGAGCAACTGGTCAAGGAGGGTTTGCCGCCCGAGTTATCGTGGCTTCCATTGATCGAGAGTGGTTACAAGAGTACCGCATATTCTCCCGCACGCGCACTTGGGCTCTGGCAATTCATCGCATCAACCGGGTATCGTTTCGGGCTGAACAGGGACCAGTATATCGATGAAAGACTCGACCCATATAAATCAACAAAGGCTGCCATTGCCTATTTAAAGGAGCTTCACAGCCTTTTTGGTGACTGGGAAACTGTACTGGCCGCCTACAACTGCGGCGAAAATAAGGTCCTAAGAACCATTAGCGGGCAATGTATCAATTATCTTGATAATTTCTGGGATCTTTATGAAAAGCTTCCTCAGGAAACAGCAAGATATGTCCCCAGATTTATTGCTACCCTGCATATCATCTCTGATCCGGAAAAATACGGTCTTACAGGCATTACGCCGGAACCTCCTCTGGAATATGAAATCGTCGAAATTTACCGAAACATGCATCTGAAAAATGTCGCTCAAGCGACAGAAATACCGTTTGCGGCTCTTAAACTGCTCAATCCTGAATTGCGCTTGGATATCACCCCTTCTGAAGGTTACTCCCTGAAGCTTCCAACCGGAACCAAAGACATCCTTCTGGCAAAATTGGACGAAATACCGGATACAACCGAAATCCCCCCGGAAGTTCGACCTCAAGAAATCAAACATCCCACCCATGTTATCGCCAAAGGAGAAACTCTGCACACCATCTCCAAAAAATACCATGTTCCTGTTGTTGAACTGGCAAAATTGAATCATTTGAAGGTATCGAGCAAAGTTAAAACTGGCCAGCTCATCAATTTGCCTCAATCGACCCCCAAACAAACAACGATATCGGTTTCCAAAATTCCGTCTGAACCTCTAAAATCCAAGAAAACTGCGGCCAAAATTGAATCCAAATCTCCTGTGCAGCATGTCGTTCAGAAGGGTGAAAACCTTTTCAGTATTGCCAGCCGTTACGGCACGACAGTCCAGGCTATTCAAAGACTCAATAATATCAGTTCAAATAATCTGACAATCGGCCAAGCCCTTCTGATTCCACCAGAGGTCGTCACCCCATCAAAGCCCCTTGTTGCCCTTAAAAAATATGAGGTCAAAAAAGGGGACAACCCCATTTCCATTGCCAATCGGCATAAAATGCCTGTTGATCGTTTCTTGAGCATCAACAACCTTACAGAAAAAAGCAAACTGTTCCCTGGACAGAAGGTATATGTGGAGTGA
- a CDS encoding PEP/pyruvate-binding domain-containing protein — MFYPQIDSGKYGCVGGKSAHLAEICNHVGLVIPRGFAITTAVFRKWVESESLYPFIRKEKEKLDVIQPETVMDVSRAIQEALGRTELPEEIACHLLDAFDWLSQDVGVDRERMRVAMRSSALGEDTEMSFAGQYLSVLNVTRDRLLAEYKHVVASLFSENAISYRQHMGIPFQDAAMSVACLEMISSVISGVMYTRHPFDASSNQIIVHALWGLGPYVVDGRIEPDMFRVEREPALWLKEKKIADKTVKLIADEAGKLIEEAVPDELRKKACLSEDQVLKLAEYGMKLEAHFGCPQDVEWAIDPDGRIVILQSRPLKIEAQTDKNSPLDPPPSDGYEVLIEGAEIANPGIGIGKAVIVRSLSDMADFPEGAILVVPNSSPQYVLVLPKVQGVIADAGSMTGHMAAICREYRVPTLMNARGATQTIQQGEMVTVDALRGRVYRGEVTELAEYREDCGAFMKSSPVYEMLNSRARWIIPLNLVDPKSDQFTSTNCRTIHDIMRYLHELSYGEIFHLSDQASDKWNVALKLVSGIPLDLYIVDLGGGVSPDRSSSPRVKIDEITSVPFRALLSGMSRHEFQMAEPRPIELSGFFSVMSRQLLDPPNMTTERFGDKSYAIISNKYLNFSSRVGYHYSILDAYCGKTAAKNYVHFQFKGGAADALRRERRARCIAVILEHYGFLCEVMGDRVNARYAKDTSAHIVERLDILGRLLMYTRQMDMLMKSDEAIQVLAKQFIDGNYALSSDHMEG, encoded by the coding sequence TTGTTTTATCCCCAGATCGATTCTGGCAAGTATGGGTGTGTCGGAGGTAAAAGCGCCCATCTGGCGGAAATATGCAATCACGTCGGTCTTGTTATACCCAGAGGTTTTGCGATTACGACAGCCGTTTTCCGAAAATGGGTAGAATCGGAGTCGCTCTATCCTTTCATACGTAAAGAAAAGGAAAAACTCGATGTCATTCAGCCGGAAACCGTGATGGATGTCAGCCGAGCGATACAGGAGGCGCTTGGGCGCACCGAACTTCCCGAAGAAATCGCCTGTCATCTCTTGGATGCCTTCGATTGGTTGTCCCAGGATGTCGGTGTGGATCGCGAACGCATGCGCGTTGCCATGAGAAGTTCGGCGCTGGGTGAAGATACCGAGATGAGCTTTGCTGGCCAGTACCTGAGCGTATTGAACGTGACGAGGGATCGACTTCTTGCCGAATATAAACATGTCGTTGCCAGTCTGTTTTCCGAAAACGCCATTTCCTACAGGCAACATATGGGTATCCCTTTCCAGGATGCGGCAATGAGCGTGGCTTGTCTGGAAATGATTTCATCTGTGATAAGCGGTGTGATGTATACCCGGCATCCTTTTGATGCCTCATCAAACCAGATCATTGTTCATGCCCTCTGGGGGTTGGGGCCCTATGTTGTGGACGGCAGAATTGAGCCGGATATGTTTCGGGTGGAACGCGAACCAGCCTTGTGGCTGAAGGAAAAAAAGATTGCCGATAAAACGGTGAAGCTGATTGCTGATGAGGCCGGAAAGCTTATTGAAGAGGCGGTGCCGGATGAACTCCGGAAAAAAGCCTGCCTAAGCGAAGATCAGGTTTTGAAGCTTGCAGAATATGGCATGAAACTGGAAGCGCATTTTGGATGTCCCCAGGATGTGGAGTGGGCAATCGATCCGGATGGGAGAATCGTTATTTTACAAAGCAGACCATTGAAAATCGAGGCCCAGACGGACAAGAACTCGCCACTCGATCCCCCCCCATCTGATGGGTATGAGGTGTTGATCGAAGGGGCTGAAATCGCCAATCCAGGTATCGGTATCGGAAAGGCTGTGATCGTTAGAAGTCTTTCGGATATGGCCGATTTCCCCGAGGGCGCCATTCTGGTTGTGCCCAACAGCTCACCGCAGTATGTGCTGGTGTTGCCGAAAGTCCAGGGCGTTATTGCCGATGCAGGCAGCATGACAGGACACATGGCTGCGATATGCCGTGAATACCGGGTTCCAACGTTGATGAATGCCAGAGGCGCCACCCAAACCATTCAACAAGGGGAAATGGTTACCGTTGATGCCTTGCGTGGTCGGGTATATCGAGGAGAGGTAACGGAATTGGCGGAATACCGTGAAGATTGCGGCGCCTTCATGAAATCTTCCCCGGTGTATGAAATGCTCAACAGCCGAGCGCGATGGATCATCCCGCTGAACCTGGTTGACCCCAAATCGGATCAATTTACTTCAACCAATTGCAGAACGATCCACGATATCATGCGATATTTGCATGAGCTCTCCTACGGCGAAATTTTCCATCTGTCGGATCAGGCTTCGGATAAATGGAACGTGGCGCTGAAATTGGTTTCAGGAATCCCGCTCGATTTGTATATTGTCGATTTGGGCGGCGGGGTGTCACCAGATCGCTCATCATCGCCGCGAGTGAAAATCGATGAAATTACTTCGGTCCCATTTCGCGCCTTGCTATCCGGGATGTCCAGACATGAATTTCAAATGGCTGAACCACGTCCTATTGAGTTGTCCGGCTTTTTTTCCGTCATGAGCAGGCAATTGCTGGATCCACCCAACATGACAACAGAACGGTTCGGAGACAAGAGCTATGCTATTATTTCCAATAAATATCTGAATTTCAGCTCACGAGTGGGGTATCATTACAGTATTCTGGATGCTTATTGCGGAAAAACCGCAGCAAAGAATTATGTCCATTTTCAGTTCAAGGGAGGCGCAGCAGATGCGTTGCGGAGAGAAAGAAGGGCGCGATGCATCGCTGTGATTCTGGAGCATTATGGTTTTCTGTGCGAAGTAATGGGTGACAGGGTCAATGCGCGATATGCCAAGGATACTTCTGCGCACATTGTTGAGCGCCTCGATATCTTGGGAAGATTGCTGATGTATACCCGTCAGATGGATATGCTCATGAAAAGTGACGAAGCCATCCAGGTGCTTGCCAAACAATTCATTGACGGAAATTATGCGCTTTCTTCTGATCACATGGAGGGCTGA
- a CDS encoding DUF4881 domain-containing protein, with protein sequence MLKRYIPMILVIGWCLSLLGCTELGKVDQGRVIAYDKEKGLVTMIRDVKHEVRNPDYNHLPPVTYQIPSDPNEMGAEPKAGLRMKLDTKNKQIIIFDPVSKNFKTIDYSLIDEQDNIGRNHPLVMDTETGKAKKFPVVDRNKKQITVYSSRQKILTTFTLPDEYFSLPDATWDAGDEVRIYYKEEGKARRLMNISKTDIYRK encoded by the coding sequence ATGCTCAAAAGATATATACCCATGATTTTGGTGATTGGCTGGTGTTTGAGTCTTCTGGGATGTACCGAGCTTGGTAAAGTCGATCAGGGAAGGGTGATCGCCTATGACAAGGAAAAAGGGCTGGTCACCATGATACGGGATGTCAAGCACGAAGTCCGTAATCCGGATTACAACCATTTGCCTCCGGTTACGTACCAGATTCCATCAGATCCCAATGAAATGGGGGCCGAACCGAAAGCAGGCCTTCGAATGAAGCTCGATACGAAAAACAAGCAGATCATTATCTTTGATCCGGTCTCCAAGAATTTTAAAACGATCGATTATTCCCTGATCGATGAGCAAGACAACATTGGCAGGAACCATCCGTTGGTAATGGATACCGAAACCGGAAAAGCCAAAAAATTTCCTGTGGTGGATCGCAACAAGAAGCAGATCACTGTATACAGTTCGAGGCAAAAGATTCTGACAACTTTTACGCTGCCGGACGAATATTTCAGCCTTCCTGATGCGACATGGGATGCCGGTGATGAGGTCAGGATTTATTATAAGGAGGAAGGCAAGGCGCGGAGATTAATGAATATATCCAAAACCGATATTTACAGGAAGTGA
- a CDS encoding sulfite exporter TauE/SafE family protein, with protein MEWMYMHMPISGVNIFWPGLIILGAGLGVIGGFFGMGGAWMVTPGLNMLGFPMAFAIGTDIAQMAGKSLISTMRHGKFGNVDYKLGFIMLGGTIIGFEVGAQAVMYLERLGNVEKVVRWIYLVLLVFITWMVFHDVAKRKQKERAAAREGKQVDALATGIEWHKALHKIKIPPMVHFKMAGIYCSAWLPILVSFLTGVLAGILGIGGGLIRMPALIYFIGCPTHVAVGTDLFEVMMSGLYGAASYTFKGRTELVAAIVMLMGAAIGAQIGSVATKYIKGYGIRIAFGCSVIGCAVSILFKLLAKMYPAYGTLLDNSATFVILSVVTVLALYIIIAFIFGARKELRMKKSMAV; from the coding sequence ATGGAATGGATGTATATGCATATGCCGATTTCTGGGGTCAATATATTCTGGCCCGGTCTGATCATTCTGGGTGCCGGTCTGGGCGTAATTGGCGGATTTTTCGGAATGGGCGGGGCATGGATGGTCACCCCCGGACTGAACATGCTTGGTTTTCCGATGGCCTTTGCTATTGGAACGGATATTGCGCAAATGGCCGGCAAATCCTTGATATCGACCATGCGGCATGGAAAATTCGGTAATGTCGATTATAAATTGGGTTTTATCATGCTGGGGGGAACCATTATCGGTTTCGAGGTTGGCGCCCAGGCGGTCATGTATTTGGAACGATTGGGGAATGTTGAAAAAGTGGTTCGATGGATCTATCTGGTCCTTCTGGTTTTCATTACATGGATGGTCTTTCACGACGTTGCCAAACGAAAACAGAAGGAGCGTGCAGCGGCCCGTGAGGGAAAACAGGTGGATGCGCTGGCTACAGGCATTGAATGGCATAAGGCGCTTCATAAAATCAAGATCCCCCCGATGGTCCATTTCAAGATGGCAGGGATTTATTGTTCTGCATGGCTTCCGATTTTGGTCAGCTTTCTGACGGGCGTTCTTGCCGGCATTCTGGGTATCGGTGGTGGTCTGATCCGGATGCCTGCATTGATTTACTTTATCGGATGCCCCACCCATGTAGCTGTTGGGACGGACTTGTTTGAAGTCATGATGTCGGGGTTATACGGAGCCGCATCCTATACTTTCAAAGGTCGAACGGAATTGGTGGCTGCCATCGTGATGTTGATGGGTGCTGCAATTGGCGCCCAAATCGGCTCTGTCGCCACAAAGTATATCAAGGGATATGGAATCCGCATCGCTTTCGGGTGTTCGGTAATCGGATGCGCCGTCTCGATCCTGTTCAAACTGCTCGCAAAAATGTATCCAGCATATGGGACACTGCTCGATAATTCGGCGACATTTGTCATTCTGAGCGTCGTGACTGTACTGGCTCTATACATTATCATCGCCTTTATTTTCGGAGCGAGGAAGGAACTTCGCATGAAAAAATCGATGGCCGTCTGA
- a CDS encoding DVU0150 family protein yields the protein MDMKTARKRWMKRMNSLWMTLVAGVLMMPTLALAAGGGKIANIVIVADTRGLPAWQAWWANLYNESHLYFTLVTIIIIPIVGVIFGTLADWLMQLIGLDLKSRELAEH from the coding sequence ATGGATATGAAAACCGCTCGAAAAAGATGGATGAAAAGGATGAACTCGCTTTGGATGACGCTGGTGGCAGGCGTTTTGATGATGCCGACACTGGCCCTGGCGGCAGGCGGCGGAAAAATCGCCAATATTGTGATCGTGGCCGATACAAGGGGGCTTCCGGCTTGGCAGGCTTGGTGGGCTAACCTTTACAATGAAAGCCATCTCTATTTCACGCTTGTAACCATTATCATCATTCCGATAGTGGGTGTCATTTTCGGTACGTTGGCGGATTGGCTCATGCAACTCATTGGACTCGATCTGAAATCCCGCGAACTTGCGGAACACTGA
- a CDS encoding universal stress protein: MKILVAIDKSTYSQKAFASALEMAKQEKAQLSLISVFPDLIDMEEVAHRVKESLRAAAAAVVEDAEKLAREKGVSVEKVVVGAASAADAIITHAKQNGFDLIVMGHKSRSGLEQLLLGSVAAKVVAYAPCSVLVVR; this comes from the coding sequence ATGAAAATTTTGGTGGCTATCGACAAATCGACGTACTCCCAAAAAGCTTTTGCAAGCGCCCTGGAAATGGCGAAGCAGGAGAAAGCACAACTTTCGTTGATCAGCGTGTTTCCCGATTTGATTGATATGGAGGAGGTGGCCCATAGGGTTAAAGAATCCCTGAGGGCAGCTGCAGCGGCAGTCGTTGAGGATGCGGAAAAACTGGCAAGAGAGAAGGGCGTATCGGTGGAAAAGGTTGTTGTGGGGGCGGCTTCTGCTGCAGACGCCATTATTACGCATGCAAAGCAAAACGGTTTTGATCTGATCGTCATGGGGCATAAAAGTCGATCCGGGCTGGAACAATTGCTGCTGGGCAGTGTTGCTGCAAAAGTGGTGGCCTATGCGCCGTGTTCGGTCCTGGTTGTTCGTTAA
- a CDS encoding sigma 54-interacting transcriptional regulator has protein sequence MSLRQKLFLVVLLPVVLCLLISGWITNVFSSKFLNLALQRTSYMGGLAQAYEIERLLDQARKNIIGLSGETISPERLEHWIRAQHKFGQTGYREIAYIGLESEKRYYFLKTEAEDRIVRIPSSQISEIKPNPITVFDTLRTAGKDQVYLSDIVETFYPFSSGTNTHPLTHVLFRMAIPCMNNGSMDGILLLGIDARWIRNILSLYHSTQSPLYAFPRTPEIRYSFIFDRLGWMLFESESLENELGDLATTRIRNEMKGTIGKPGYSICFRPSAEYTTFWNMVSAVQRGLHGVIPVDEDGNFSSSIRSNGFLVYSPIRFRTRPNAEPDIVMGLAYLDRTNVTLAAQLKHIDVMLIITLCATALVSLYILWISRLLTRPLQALATAVMRIQPNQLQERIHLTNLDQETYLLQDTINRLLEAISGQVALIQHQNKMIQMAEQRERLIPEEMNVIATDEMDQLPELCGKSPAILALKTEILKAAKSEADVLITGETGTGKQLAAEAIHRHSSRCNQPFITLNCGALDENLLLDALFGHIPGAFSEAKTERKGAFLSADKGTLFLDEIGNASLKVQQSLLRTLSTQTIRPLGSDKEIHIDVRLIAATNENMTSLIERGVFREDLYFRLNVISITTPPLRDRIDDIPALVHLFLLESMREMGKRNVGISRGAMERLKNYRWPGNVRELKNCITRAVAMVDSDVLQTQDIRLEPIDDVSYLEETDPLNVFNQKKKLPDSSKTTPKNISSRKLNKRQQIALPIIQKKGRISRSEYQKIIGNSTPPRTAQYDLNDLTQKGFLEKVGKGPATRYVPIVE, from the coding sequence ATGAGCCTTCGTCAAAAGCTTTTCCTGGTAGTTCTGCTGCCTGTGGTTCTTTGCCTGCTCATCTCGGGTTGGATCACCAATGTTTTTTCCAGCAAATTTTTGAATCTTGCGCTACAGAGAACATCTTACATGGGCGGTCTTGCGCAAGCTTACGAAATCGAACGGTTGTTGGATCAGGCAAGGAAAAACATCATCGGTCTTTCTGGGGAAACGATATCTCCAGAAAGGCTGGAGCATTGGATTCGAGCTCAGCACAAATTTGGCCAAACCGGTTACCGGGAAATCGCCTATATCGGTCTGGAATCCGAGAAGCGATATTATTTCCTGAAGACAGAAGCAGAGGATAGAATCGTTCGGATTCCATCCTCACAGATTTCCGAGATCAAACCCAACCCCATCACGGTTTTTGATACCCTTCGTACCGCCGGAAAAGATCAGGTTTATCTCAGTGACATTGTCGAAACGTTTTACCCTTTTTCTTCCGGAACCAATACCCATCCTTTGACGCACGTTCTTTTCCGGATGGCCATCCCCTGCATGAACAATGGTTCAATGGATGGCATCCTGCTGCTGGGTATCGATGCCCGCTGGATTCGCAATATCCTTTCCCTGTACCACTCGACCCAGTCACCCCTGTATGCCTTTCCTCGAACTCCCGAAATCCGCTACAGCTTTATTTTCGATCGTCTTGGATGGATGCTCTTTGAATCCGAAAGCCTTGAGAACGAGCTGGGTGATCTTGCTACCACCCGGATTCGGAATGAGATGAAAGGAACAATCGGAAAACCCGGCTATTCAATTTGTTTTCGCCCATCCGCAGAATACACCACGTTCTGGAACATGGTCAGCGCTGTCCAGCGCGGACTGCATGGTGTCATTCCCGTAGATGAAGATGGCAACTTTTCCTCCTCAATCCGAAGCAATGGCTTTTTGGTCTATTCCCCAATCCGCTTTCGAACACGTCCAAATGCCGAACCCGACATCGTCATGGGGCTGGCTTATCTTGATCGAACGAACGTCACTTTAGCCGCCCAACTCAAGCATATCGACGTGATGCTCATCATCACACTTTGCGCAACCGCCCTGGTGAGTCTGTATATCCTGTGGATCAGCCGGTTGTTGACAAGGCCTCTCCAAGCTCTCGCTACGGCAGTCATGCGCATTCAGCCGAATCAATTACAAGAGAGAATCCATCTGACAAACCTGGATCAGGAAACCTATCTTTTGCAGGATACGATCAACAGGCTGCTGGAGGCCATTTCGGGGCAGGTGGCTTTGATTCAACATCAGAACAAGATGATTCAGATGGCGGAGCAACGTGAACGACTGATTCCAGAGGAAATGAATGTCATTGCAACAGATGAAATGGATCAATTGCCGGAACTGTGCGGCAAAAGCCCTGCCATCCTTGCATTGAAGACTGAAATCCTCAAAGCGGCAAAATCAGAGGCTGACGTCTTGATTACCGGAGAGACCGGTACCGGAAAACAATTGGCGGCAGAGGCCATTCATCGACACAGCAGCCGTTGCAACCAACCATTCATCACGCTCAATTGCGGCGCTCTCGACGAAAACCTGCTCCTGGATGCACTTTTCGGGCACATACCCGGTGCTTTTTCCGAGGCTAAAACGGAAAGGAAAGGGGCCTTTCTTTCGGCGGACAAAGGAACGTTGTTCCTCGATGAAATCGGGAACGCATCACTTAAGGTCCAGCAATCGCTTCTGCGAACGCTCTCTACCCAGACCATACGACCGCTTGGATCGGATAAGGAAATCCATATCGATGTCAGACTTATTGCTGCAACCAACGAAAATATGACATCTCTGATCGAAAGAGGCGTTTTCCGTGAGGATCTCTATTTTCGATTGAATGTCATTTCCATCACGACCCCTCCGCTTCGGGATCGCATCGACGATATTCCGGCTTTGGTTCATCTGTTTTTGCTCGAATCGATGCGGGAGATGGGCAAGAGAAATGTCGGCATCAGTCGAGGAGCGATGGAAAGGCTCAAAAACTATCGGTGGCCAGGAAATGTGAGGGAACTCAAAAATTGTATTACCCGAGCCGTAGCCATGGTCGACAGCGATGTTCTTCAGACCCAGGATATTCGACTTGAGCCAATCGATGATGTTTCGTACCTGGAAGAAACTGATCCGTTGAACGTATTCAATCAGAAGAAAAAGCTCCCGGATTCATCAAAAACCACACCCAAGAATATTTCCTCCCGAAAATTGAATAAACGTCAGCAGATTGCCCTTCCGATCATTCAGAAAAAAGGACGGATCAGCCGGTCGGAATACCAAAAAATCATCGGCAATAGCACGCCGCCCCGAACCGCACAATACGATCTCAACGACTTAACGCAAAAGGGATTCCTGGAAAAGGTAGGGAAAGGTCCAGCAACTCGCTATGTTCCGATTGTAGAATAA
- a CDS encoding RNA 2'-phosphotransferase produces MKSIRILEKLIAYILGRKPDEYGLVPDENGFVRMRHLLQALHEEEGFGYVREIDILELQKQGEQSSFEIHDAWIRATDREKLPCIEPCFHPPKLLYTAVRRKAYAHVLDRGMLPTMYSSVWLVSALETAQRFGKRIDPKPVVVGVNTRMAIDAGGQFQMMGEMYLSSYIPNVSLFGPPLEKVLRMDRDTVKQDQTQKITKPSISGGYFIDLEQLDQKPVSGRKSGRKKQIEWKKDRRRSLRKPYSTIGT; encoded by the coding sequence GTGAAATCCATCCGAATCCTGGAAAAGCTGATTGCATATATTTTGGGCAGAAAACCCGATGAATATGGATTGGTTCCCGATGAAAATGGTTTTGTTCGGATGCGGCATCTGCTTCAGGCGCTTCACGAGGAAGAAGGTTTTGGCTATGTCCGGGAGATCGATATCCTGGAGTTGCAAAAGCAAGGGGAGCAATCTTCCTTTGAAATTCATGACGCCTGGATACGGGCGACAGATCGAGAAAAGCTGCCTTGTATTGAGCCATGTTTTCATCCGCCAAAGTTGTTGTATACGGCAGTTCGCAGAAAGGCTTATGCCCATGTGCTGGATCGAGGAATGCTGCCGACGATGTATAGTTCGGTATGGTTGGTTTCCGCTCTTGAGACTGCTCAACGCTTTGGAAAACGAATCGATCCCAAACCCGTAGTGGTCGGTGTCAATACGCGGATGGCAATCGATGCGGGAGGCCAGTTTCAAATGATGGGAGAGATGTATCTGAGTTCCTATATACCGAATGTCAGCCTTTTTGGGCCGCCGCTCGAAAAAGTCCTTCGTATGGATCGCGATACCGTTAAACAGGATCAAACGCAGAAGATAACAAAACCCTCCATTTCTGGTGGATATTTCATCGATCTGGAACAACTGGATCAGAAGCCTGTTTCAGGCAGAAAATCTGGTCGGAAAAAACAGATCGAATGGAAGAAAGACCGCCGCAGAAGCCTTCGCAAGCCTTATTCTACAATCGGAACATAG